One window of the Colletotrichum destructivum chromosome 4, complete sequence genome contains the following:
- a CDS encoding Putative Luciferase-like domain-containing protein, whose product MPTEFISVTFPNASTEIAPIPGAGIDPEFLVRYAKNLDDYGFNYTLVPYGSDSYDPFTIGATIAAVTKNVSVIIALRPNTLYPTVAAKALATLDQLSKGRVVVHFIAGGSDAEQAKEGDFLSKDERYGRLEDYIKILRRAWESDAPFDWDSKYYTFKGFTNKVRPTKGTIPVSVGGSSDEAYRIGGSLADIFGLWGEPLKETKEQIDRIYGEAEKAGRKDRPRIWVTFRPIIAETDELAWAKAHRTLDALRGNISAGQGKPGQAGPEPQNVGSQRLLEIAKKGEVQDRALWYPTVTATNARGASTALVGSPKTINDSILDYVDLGADLISIRGYDNLNDAIDYGRYILPAVRDELKKRGENGANGAQ is encoded by the coding sequence ATGCCTACCGAATTCATCAGCGTAACTTTCCCCAACGCCTCGACGGAGATCGCCCCGatccccggcgccggcatcgacccGGAGTTCCTGGTCCGGTACGCCAAGAACCTGGACGACTACGGCTTCAACTACACGCTCGTGCCCTACGGGTCCGACTCATATGACCCCTTCACCATCGGCGCGACCATCGCGGCCGTGACCAAGAACGTCAGCGTCATCATCGCGCTGCGGCCCAACACGCTCTACCCGACCGtggcggccaaggcgctGGCGACtctcgaccagctcagcAAGGGCCGCGTCGTCGTGCACTTCATCGCCGGTGGCAGcgacgccgagcaggccaaggagggcgactTCCTGTCCAAGGACGAGCGGTACGGCCGTCTCGAAGACTACATCAAGATCTTGCGGCGCGCGTGGGAGTCGGACGCGCCCTTCGACTGGGATAGCAAGTACTACACCTTCAAGGGCTTCACCAACAAGGTGCGGCCGACCAAGGGCACCATCCCCGTCTCGGTCGGCGGCTCCTCGGACGAGGCGTACCGCATCGGCGGCTCGCTCGCCGACATCTTCGGCCTCTGGGGCGAGCCGCTCAAGGAGACCAAGGAGCAGATCGACCGCATctacggcgaggccgagaaggccggccGCAAGGACCGCCCGCGCATCTGGGTGACGTTCCGTCCCATCATtgccgagacggacgagctcGCGTGGGCCAAGGCGCACCgcaccctcgacgccctccggGGCAACATCTCGGCCGGCCAGGGCAAGCCCGGGCAGGCCGGGCCGGAGCCGCAGAACGTCGGGTCGCAGCGGCTGCTCGAGATcgccaagaagggcgaggtcCAGGACCGCGCGCTGTGGTACCCGACCGTCACGGCGACCAACGCCCGCGGCGCCTCCACGGCGCTGGTCGGCTCGCCCAAGACCATCAACGACTCCATCCTCGACTatgtcgacctcggcgccgacctcaTCTCCATCCGCGGCTACGACAACCTcaacgacgccatcgacTACGGCCGCTACATCCTGCCCGCCGTGCGTGAcgagttgaagaagaggggggagaacGGGGCTAACGGCGCGCAATGA
- a CDS encoding Putative AAA+ ATPase domain, CDR ABC transporter, ABC-2 type transporter, transmembrane has protein sequence MMDSRPSAGNVKSSPSDDTLHDKAVQEHDRREDEMDIEISTPRVNDLVRPYSLELIRSASRLDPDINPFLSSHPSLDPNCREQFNAKKWARALLQHSARNPQHYPRLEAGVAYRSLSVHGYGTDTDYQKDVLNVLWQAPVLVKQAVSKRRQKIDILRDFDGIVESGEMLLVLGRPGSGVSTLLKTIAGEIRGLHLGPHSHFSYQGIPMETMHKRFRGETIYQAETDIHFPHLTVGQTLLFAALARTPKNRLPGVSRQRYAEHLRDVVMAVFGISHTANTKVGNDFVRGVSGGERKRVSIAEVTLSQSPIQCWDNSTRGLDSATALEFARTLRLSTDMARTSAVVAMYQASQPAYDVFDKVALLYEGRQIYFGSTALAKQYFVDMGYRCPDRQTTADFLTSLTNPAERVVRRGYENRVPRTPDEFAAVWKSSDLRARLMDEIHRFEQEHPLNGPGVDKFATTRQAHKASLLSSQSPYTISLPMQVWLCMTRGYHRLVGDWLFPFVTIFGNFVISVVLGSIFFDLPSDASSLNSRCILLFFAILFNGLSSALEVLTLYAQRPIVEKHARYALYHPASEAISSTICDMPTKILSSLAFNLPLYFMAKLRMEADAFFIFLLFGFTTTLSMSTILRTIAQTSRTIHQALTPAAIFILSLVIYTGFILPTRDMQGWLRWINYVNPIAYAFESLVANEFTGRRFPCLQYVPAYPGAAPDERTCSVAGAAPGADFVDGDFYINATYSYYKLHIWRNFGILVAFIVFFMCTYLVAAEYIATDRSKGEVLVFRRGQSRPSKSPDEEAGQPDRVYETEKSAVSPAGAGGGPSTKFEDRSVFHWKDVCYDITIKNKDRRILDRVGGWVKPGTLTALMGSTGAGKTTLLDVLANRVTVGVVSGDILVNGVARDKSFQRKAGYVQQQDIHLETSTVREALRFSAMLRQPASVSKQEKHAYVEEVIGLLEMEAYADAIVGVPGEGLNVEQRKRLTIGVELAAKPDLLLFLDEPTSGLDSQTAWCISSLIRKLSENGQAILCTIHQPSALLFQQFDRLLLLAHGGRTVYFGDIGENARVLTSYFEQYGAAPCGRDENPAEWMLKVIGAAPGASSERDWPQTWKDSHECAQVRRELERLERASKGAGSVAATEAEMSTYAAPFRVQLAMCTERVFQQYWRTPSYIYSKLILSGGTSLFIGVSFYQSPLTMQGLQSQMFSIFMLLVVFVFLVYQTMPNFILQREQYEARERASRAYSWYVFMLVNIIVEIPWNTLVAVVVFFPFYYLVGMYRNAVPTDAVTERGGLMFLLVWAFMLFESTFADMVVAGVPTAETGATLSLLLFVLCLIFCGVIVPQDALPGFWKFMYRVSPLTYLVEGLLSTGLAHNTVECSQLELLQFRPPPTNGTTCGDYMAPYMEMAGGRVYNPDSTDVCQFCPLSTTDMFLSTVSASYDRRWRSYGLMWVYIVFNLFAALALYWLARVPKSYSVTQLWKKAKDSANSR, from the exons ATGATGGACTCTCGGCCCTCCGCCGGCAACGTCAAGTCCAGCCCATCCGATGACACCTTACACGACAAAGCGGTGCAAGAACACGACCGTCGAGAAGATGAAATGGACATCGAGATCAGCACCCCCCGAGTGAACGATCTCGTACGGCCTTACAGCCTCGAGCTCATCCGCTCGGCATCTCGACTCGACCCTGACATCAACCCCTTCCTCTCGTCCCACCCGTCCCTCGACCCCAACTGTCGAGAGCAGTTCAACGCCAAGAAGTGGGCAAGGGCTCTGCTCCAGCACTCTGCTCGCAACCCCCAACACTATCCTCGCCTGGAAGCCGGGGTCGCCTACCGCAGCCTGAGCGTCCACGGCTACGGCACCGACACGGACTACCAGAAGGACGTCCTCAACGTCCTCTGGCAGGCCCCGGTGCTGGTGAAGCAGGCCGTGAGCAAGCGCCGCCAGAAGATTGACATCCTGAGGGACtttgacggcatcgtcgagagcggcgagaTGCTGCTTGTGCTGGGCCGTCCCGGCAGCGGTGTGTCGACGTTGCTGAAGACGATTGCCGGCGAGATTCGGGGTCTTCATCTCGGGCCACACTCGCACTTCAGCTATCAAG GCATCCCCATGGAAACGATGCACAAGCGGTTCCGCGGGGAGACCATCTACCAGGCCGAGACCGACATCCACTTCCCGCACCTCACCGTGGGACAGAcgctcctcttcgccgcGCTGGCGAGGACCCCCAAGAACCGGCTCCCCGGCGTCAGCCGGCAGCGGTACGCCGAGCACCTGAGGGACGTCGTCATggccgtcttcggcatctcccacaccgccaacaccaaAGTCGGCAACGACTTCGTCAGGGgtgtcagcggcggcgagcggAAGCGCGTGAGCATCGCCGAGGTCACCCTCAGCCAAAGCCCGATCCAGTGCTGGGACAACAGCACACGCGGCCTCGACAGCGCCACCGCCCTCGAGTTCGCCCGGACGCTCCGCCTGTCCACCGACATGGCCCGGACGTCAGCCGTGGTCGCTATGTACCAGGCCTCGCAGCCGGCTTACGAC GTCTTTGACAAAGTCGCCCTGCTATACGAGGGCAGGCAGATCTACTTCGGGTCCACGGCCCTCGCGAAACAGTACTTCGTCGACATGGGCTACCGCTGCCCCGACCGCCAGACCACCGCGGACTTCCTCACGTCACTGACGAACCCGGCCGAGCGCGTGGTCCGGAGGGGGTATGAGAACAGGGTGCCCCGGACGCCGGACGAGTTTGCGGCGGTGTGGAAGAGCAGCGACCTGCGCGCCCGGCTCATGGATGAGATCCATCGCTTCGAACAGGAGCATCCCCTGAACGGGCCCGGAGTCGACAAGTTTGCCACGACTCGCCAAGCACACAAAGCTTCTCTACT CTCCTCGCAGTCCCCTTACACCATCTCGCTGCCAATGCAGGTGTGGCTCTGCATGACGCGCGGCTATCATCGCCTCGTGGGAGACTGGCTCTTCCCCTTCGTCACCATCTTTGGAAACTTTGTCATCTCCGTGGTTCTCGGCAGCATCTTCTTCGACTTGCCGTCGGACGCCTCGAGTTTGAACTCCCGGTGCATCCTGTTGTTCTTCGCCATTCTCTTCAACGGCCTGAGCAGTGCTCTCGAG GTCCTCACTCTCTACGCCCAGCGGCCCATTGTCGAGAAGCACGCTCGGTACGCTCTCTACCACCCGGCCTCCGAGGCCATCTCATCCACCATATGCGACATGCCGACCAAGATTCTGTCGTCCCTGGCCTTCAACCTGCCGCTCTACTTCATGGCCAAGCTGCGCATGGAGGCcgacgccttcttcatcttcctcctcttcggcttcACCACGACGCTTTCAATGTCCACGATCCTCCGCACCATCGCCCAGACGTCGCGCACCATCCACCAGGCCCtgacgcccgccgccatcttcatcctctccctcgtcaTCTACACGGGCTTCATCCTGCCCACGCGGGACATGCAGGGCTGGCTCCGGTGGATCAACTACGTCAACCCCATCGCCTACGCGTTCGAGagcctcgtcgccaacgagtTTACCGGTCGACGCTTCCCCTGCCTGCAGTACGTGCCGGCGTATCCCGGCGCGGCCCCGGACGAGAGGACATGTTCTGTTGCGGGCGCTGCCCCTGGAGCGgacttcgtcgacggcgacttcTACATCAACGCCACTTACAGCTACTACAAATTGCACATCTGGAG GAACTTtggcatcctcgtcgccttcatcgtcttcttcatgTGCACGtacctcgtcgccgcggaGTATATCGCCACAGACCGCTCCAAAGGCGAGGTCCTGGTCTTCCGCCGCGGCCAatcgaggccgtcaaagtCACCGGACGAGGAAGCGGGTCAGCCGGACCGCGTCTATGAAACTGAAAAGAGCGCAGTCTCCCCAGCGGGTGCTGGGGGTGGGCCGTCCACGAAGTTCGAGGACCGATCCGTGTTCCACTGGAAGGACGTCTGCTACGATATCACCATCAAAAACAAAGACCGGAGGATCCTGGATCGTGTCGGGGGATGGGTGAAACCAGGGACCTTGACAGCCTTGATG GGCTCAACTGGTGCCGGAAAGACCACCCTTCTGGACGTGTTGGCAAACCGAGTGACGGTGGGAGTGGTTTCGGGCGACATTCTCGTCAACGGGGTCGCCAGGGATAAATCTTTCCAGAGGAAAGCGGGCTacgtccagcagcaggacaTCCACCTCGAGACGTCGACGGTTCGGGAAGCACTGCGGTTCAGTGCCATGCTTCGACAACCGGCATCCGTCAGTAAGCAAGAGAAGCACGCCTATGTCGAGGAGGTCATTGGGCTTCTCGAGATGGAGGCCTATGCGGATGCAATCGTCGGCGTACCTGGTGAAG GTCTGAACGTGGAACAGAGAAAACGCCTgaccatcggcgtcgagctggccgccaAACCAGAcctgctcctcttcctcgacgagcccaCGTCCGGCCTGGACAGCCAGACTGCATGGTGCATCTCCTCTCTGATCCGCAAGCTCTCTGAAAACGGCCAGGCCATCCTCTGCACCATCCACCAGCCCTCAGCTCTCCTGTTCCAGCAGTTCGACCGGCTGTTGCTCCTGGCCCACGGCGGCAGGACGGTCTACTTTGGCGACATTGGCGAGAACGCCCGGGTCCTGACCAGCTACTTCGAGCAGTACGGCGCGGCGCCCTGCGGACGGGACGAGAACCCCGCCGAGTGGATGCTCAAGGTCATCGGAGCTGCCCCGGGGGCCAGCTCTGAGAGAGACTGGCCCCAGACGTGGAAAGACAGCCACGAGTGCGCGCAAGTCCGACGGGAGCTCGAACGGCTGGAACGGGCATCCAAGGGTGCCGGCTCTGTGGCCGCCACTGAAGCCGAGATGTCCACCTACGCTGCCCCTTTCCGCGTCCAGCTGGCGATGTGCACGGAACGAGTCTTCCAGCAGTATTGGCGCACCCCTTCGTACATCTACTCCAAGCTGATCCTTTCAGGCGGCACG AGCCTTTTCATCGGCGTGTCCTTCTACCAGTCGCCCCTGACCATGCAAGGGCTGCAGAGCCAGATGTTCTCCATCTTCATGCTCCTCGtggtcttcgtcttcctcgtctacCAGACGATGCCCAACTTCATCCTCCAGCGCGAGCAGTACGAGGCGCGGGAGCGCGCGTCCAGGGCGTACTCATGGTACGTCTTCATGCTGGTTAACATCATCGTCGAGATACCGTGGAACacgctcgtcgccgtcgtcgtcttcttccccttctaCTACCTCGTGGGCATGTATCGCAACGCCGTCCCGACGGATGCCGTCACGGAGCGGGGCGGTCTGAtgttcctcctcgtctgGGCGTTTATGCTTTTCGAGTCGACGTTTGCCGACATGGTCGTCGCCGgggtgccgacggcggagaCTGGGGCGACCCTGTCGTTActtctcttcgtcctctGCCTCATATTTTGCGG TGTCATCGTTCCTCAGGATGCTCTCCCGGGATTCTGGAAGTTCATGTACCGAGTATCCCCCCTCACGTATCTCGTCGAGGGTCTCTTGTCAACGGGCCTCGCACATAACACCGTGGAGTGCTCCCAGCTGGAGCTTTTGCAGTTTCGCCCTCCCCCGACGAACGGCACCACATGCGGCGACTACATGGCCCCGTACATGGAAATGGCCGGCGGTCGCGTCTACAACCCCGACAGCACCGATGTGTGCCAGTTCTGCCCGTTGTCCACCACGGACATGTTCCTGTCCACCGTCTCGGCGTCCTATGACAGGAGGTGGCGGTCGTATGGGCTGATGTGGGTGTACATCGTCTTCAACTTGTTTGCCGCCCTGGCGCTGTACTGGCTGGCCCGGGTGCCGAAGAGTTATTCGGTAACCCAGCTgtggaagaaggcgaaggatTCTGCAAACAGCCGTTGA
- a CDS encoding uncharacterized protein (Putative zn(2)Cys(6) fungal-type DNA-binding domain, transcription factor domain, fungi) has product MSMADTTPAHSPVGAGSRTHKSCDACKSRKVRCPSTGPPGPCANCTRRKQQCRFSVKKLAHRRNVAGQLLPTNYSPSSQRAPSPPDATAVLDLSTSISDGQIKPEATETPSPKSPSHRIHELYVDRILARAQEPKDSDGKAQEDAMFVPSNSILGGPNNLTFFSDSRLLSLSKRLRNRKVNELVGRISAVVNGRLRRADPATTTTRKTGQPGTVVYRGSANLYIRLYFERVHPTLPFLDRASFESTVANPNFPSLLEHSKPWTCLYHAVLAIGSQHADGGTFEPGKGESWRLFSVSLGSFSDLLLLPDSLTTLQALTAMSLYALCLCGLSVEPVIMSEAARRAQMMSSHNFTGSAASAYQKAFWSMYIIEKVTSFHIGRSSSFVDCDISCPIPVTPDATIAGFNSFLHLVRLSRLLSRAYTSLFSVGVSGNSSSYYLDVIDQLNVELEAWRTSLPDNGFRPGGTVRAQAILEPMARSLAVVLHYLYYSLLLTLSRTMLVYLPTSDGPVAVAPELAAKRSSNLKTTLDGSRFILELTSMIEVEPYTNTWVIAGIPITALFVLFDIVIHDPQLPDTASNLALLDMAAGHFSRIEFVSGGAVPGSLIAEFAKIARDYVNEIQHSEQRTTDAAKPPTAVSTTAAQEPAFELQDSQQAPQPDAMQMDLSDTMARHPVMPGPLQSGFVDFSFYNGMDQVSPGAPMGTNVMGLFSYFLPDLDPMFYQGLTQDYDMLPSGGPVN; this is encoded by the exons ATGAGCATGGCTGATACTACGCCAGCACACAGTCCCGTCGGTGCTGGGTCGCGAACCCACAAGTCCTGCGATGCCTGCAAGTCTCGTAAAGTCCGCTGCCCAA GCACCGGCCCACCAGGCCCCTGTGCCAACTGTACC CGTCGGAAGCAACAGTGTCGCTTTAGCGTCAAGAAGCTCGCGCACAGGCGAAATG TCGCCGGTCAGCTTCTGCCAACCAACTACTCTCCATCAAGCCAACGGGCACCCAGCCCGCCGGACGCAACAGCCGTTCTGGACCTATCGACATCGATATCAGACGGCCAAATCAAACCCGAAGCCACGGAGACGCCATCGCCGAAATCCCCATCACATCGCATCCATGAACTCTACGTCGACCGCATCCTCGCCCGAGCCCAGGAGCCAAAGGACTCTGACGGAAAGGCTCAAGAGGATGCTATGTTCGTCCCG AGCAATAGCATTCTTG GGGGTCCTAACAATCTCACCTTCTTCTCGGACAGCAGActgttgtcgttgtcgaagCGTCTGCGGAACCGCAAAGTCAACGAGCTCGTCGGgaggatctcggccgtcgtcaacggccGACTGCGGCGTGCCgacccggcgacgacgaccacacGCAAGACGGGGCAGCCCGGCACGGTGGTCTACCGCGGCAGCGCCAACTTGTACATCCGCC TCTACTTCGAACGCGTGCACCCGACgctccccttcctcgacaGGGCATCGTTCGAGTCCACCGTCGCGAACCCCAACTTCCCCAGCCTCCTCGAGCACAGCAAGCCGTGGACCTGCCTCTAccacgccgtcctcgccatcggctcCCAGCACGCTGACGGCGGCACCTTCGAGCCCGGCAAAGGCGAGTCTTGGCGCCTCTTCTCCGTGAGCCTCGGCAGCTTCTCGgacctcctgctgctgccggatTCCCTCACGACCCTGCAGGCGCTGACGGCCATGTCGTTGTACGCGCTGTGCCTCTGCGGACTCTCGGTTGAGCCCGTCATCATGTCGGAGGCGGCCCGGCGCGCGCAGATGATGTCGAGCCACAACTTCAccggctcggcggcctcggcgtacCAGAAGGCCTTTTGGTCCATGTACATCATTGAAAAAGTCACCAGCTTCCATATTGGAAGAAGCTCT AGCTTCGTCGACTGTGACATCTCCTGCCCTATTCCAGTCACCCCCGACGCAACGATCGCGGGCTTCAACTCGTTCCTGCACCTCGTGCGGCTCTCGCGCTTGCTCTCCCGGGCGTACacgtccctcttctcggTGGGTGTGTCGGGGAACTCCAGCTCGTACTACCTGGACGTCATCGACCAACTGAACGTCGAGCTGGAGGCCTGGCGGACGTCGTTGCCGGACAACGGCTTCAGGCCGGGCGGGACGGTTCGCGCCCAAGCGATCCTGGAGCCCATGGCCCGCTCGCTCGCCGTCGTACTGCATTACCTTTATTACAGCCTCCTCCTGACCCTCTCGAGGACCATGTTGGTCTACTTGCCGACCTCGGATGGCCCCGTGGCGGTGGCGCCCGagttggcggcgaagaggtcGTCCAACTTGAAGACGACCCTCGACGGGTCCCGGTTCATTCTCGAACTGACATCGATGATCGAGGTGGAGCCGTACACGAACACATG GGTCATTGCTGGGATCCCCATCACAGCGCTCTTCGTGCTCTTCGACATCGTGATCCACGACCCGCAGCTGCCAGACACGGCGTCCAACCTGGCCCTGCTCGACATGGCGGCGGGCCACTTTAGCAGGATCGAGTTCGTGAGCGGCGGAGCCGTGCCGGGATCACTCATCGCCGAGTTTGCCAAGATTGCGCGGGATTACGTGAACGAGATCCAGCATTCGGAACAGCGGACGACAGATGccgcgaagccgccgacTGCAGTCTCCACCACGGCAGCCCAAGAACCGGCGTTTGAGCTCCAGGACAGCCAACAGGCGCCACAACCAGACGCGATGCAGATGGATCTTTCCGAT ACCATGGCGAGACATCCCGTGATGCCCGGTCCCCTGCAGAGTGGGTTCGTTGACTTCTCATTCTACAACGGGATGGACCAGGTGTCTCCAGGTGCTCCCATGGGAACCAACGTTATGGGATTGTTCAGCTACTTCCTGCCTGACCTGGACCCCATGTTCTACCAGGGTCTGACGCAGGATTACGACATGCTGCCGAGCGGAGGGCCCGTCAACTAA
- a CDS encoding uncharacterized protein (Putative zn(2)Cys(6) fungal-type DNA-binding domain, transcription factor domain, fungi), which produces MASESPASQPSTPAPDKPRTVLACVFCHQRKIKCDRKSPCANCIKSDQPCIPSTRAPPGAGRRRVVKDLLDRLHQCESLLSQVAPHDAERGGRPVYPGTPGSTTAAASAPSPAMSWVSYEEARKQPSSRPGGKIVCDEGRATFMESPLRGNVLDHLQLSKLSLEDKDNEHSTNPSASCSTSERGEPAHQKSMDFDLLALGPVEVLRLWQVFLERVNPMVKIVHVPSLEPLVFEAATDRFNLSPDFEALLCSINVVAIMALSDAEAVQMLNVEKSKALRNSMFALKKALAKLDFLRRYNITILQCLVLYLVSLQGQFDRHAAWILTGTLVRIAQRMGLHRDGELIGLSPFETEIRRRIWWQIIMLETKYAILAGFCDTLLPPNWDTKLPSNVNDVDLLPGSSEPVKSREGATEMAFCLMLYESRSFFCENPAPDFEAVILGGGTVSTERSKRFAGQPLEKYRQLVDQYEERLVAAERRYTNASAGGIHLIASKIRSLTAQRMRDMILHAREPWDDIDNADAGGGGGGGGGGGGNGSGLGSQQSFFRAWVISFESDVNWYDAIDERFTWYLKLHFQADAFSVMIELLQWQPVGTLVDRAWRAIDRLYHHHCEMYDVGKKENLQRAENLLAGWGRRELAFRNLGISCDTPFVVARLRTFEVFRQHQASLPPLEQWPPATGSTDDSAAMFSYAGISDFETFDGGLPPGSGGASAFGHLGSTAPGQHALR; this is translated from the exons ATGGCATCCGAGAGCCCAGCGTCGCAACCGAGCACCCCGGCACCCGACAAGCCGCGCACCGTCCTGGCTTGTGTCTTCTGCCACCAGCGCAAGATCAAGTGTGACCGCAAGTCCCCCTGCGCCAACTGTATCAAG TCTGATCAGCCGTGTATCCCGTCGACGCGAGCGCCCCCCGGTGCCGGGAGACGACGCGTCGTGAAGGACCTGCTCGATAGGTTGCACCAGTGCGAGAGTCTCTTGAGCCAGGTAGCACCCCATGATGCTGAGAGGGGCGGCCGTCCCGTCTACCCCGGCACGCCGGGAtcgacgacagcggcggcgtcggcaccgAGCCCGGCCATGTCCTGGGTGAGCTACGAGGAAGCCCGAAAACAGCCCAGTTCCAGACCCGGCGGCAAGATCGTGTGCGATGAGGGCCGCGCCACCTTTATGGAAAGCCCGCTTCGAGGGAATGTCCTTGACCAC CTGCAACTCTCAAAATTGAGCCTCGAAGACAAGGACAACGAACACTCGACGAacccgtcggcgtcctgcaGCACCTCCGAGCGAGGCGAGCCGGCGCACCAAAAGTCCATGGACTTTGACCTGCTGGCGCTGGGGCCCGTGGAGGTCCTGAGGCTGTGGCAGGTGTTCCTGGAACGCGTCAACCCCATGGTCAAGATCGTCCACGTCCCCAGCCTGGAGCCGCTGGTCTTCGAGGCCGCGACGGACCGCTTCAACCTCAGCCCCGACTTCGAGGCCCTGCTGTGCTCCATCAACGTGGTTGCCATCATGGCGCTCTCGGACGCCGAGGCGGTCCAGATGCTCAACGTCGAGAAGAGCAAGGCGCTGCGCAACTCCATGTTTGCGCTGAAGAAGGCCCTCGCCAAGCTGGACTTCCTGAGGAGATACAACATCACAATCTTACAGTGTCTGGTCTTGTACTTG GTATCCCTTCAGGGGCAGTTCGACCGGCACGCGGCGTGGATTCTGACTGGGACACTGGTCAGGATAGCCCAGCGGATGGGCCTCcaccgcgacggcgagctcaTCGGGCTATCGCCGTTCGAGACGGAAATCAGGCGGCGGATTTGGTGGCAGATCATCATGCTGGAGACCAAGtacgccatcctcgccggcttCTGCGACACCCTCCTGCCGCCCAACTGGGACACGAAGCTGCCctccaacgtcaacgacgtcgacctttTGCCGGGCTCCTCAGAGCCCGTCAAGTCGCGCGAGGGGGCTACCGAGATGGCCTTCTGCCTGATGCTCTACGAGTCCCGCAGCTTCTTCTGCGAGAACCCGGCCCCCGacttcgaggccgtcatcctcggcggcggcaccgtgAGCACCGAACGCTCCAAGCGGTTCGCGGGGCAGCCCCTCGAGAAGTACCGGCAGCTGGTCGACCAATACGAGGAGCGGCTGGTGGCCGCCGAGAGGCGGTATACGAACGcgagcgccggcggcatccaCCTCATCGCCAGCAAGATCCGGTCGCTGACGGCGCAGCGGATGCGCGACATGATCCTCCACGCGCGCGAACCATGGGACGACATCGACAACGCTGACgctggtggcggtggcggtggcggcggcggcggcggcggcaatggcAGCGGCCTGGGCAGTCAGCAGTCCTTCTTCCGGGCCTGGGTCATCTCCTTCGAAAGCGACGTCAACTGGtacgacgccatcgacgagcGCTTCACGTGGTACCTCAAGCTACACTTCCAGGCCGACGCCTTCTCCGTCATGATCGAGCTGCTCCAGTGGCAGCCCGTCGGCACGCTCGTCGACCGGGCGTGGAGGGCCATCGACCGGCTgtaccaccaccactgcgAGATGTACGACGtcgggaagaaggagaatCTGCAGCGGGCCGAGAACTTGCTCGCTGGCTGGGGCCGGCGCGAGCTGGCGTTCCGCAACCTGGGCATCTCATGCGACACGCCCTTCGTCGTCGCGAGGCTGCGGACGTTCGAGGTGTTCCGGCAGCACCAGGCGAGCCTGCCGCCGCTCGAGCagtggccgccggcgacggggtCTACCGACGACAGCGCCGCCATGTTTTCGTACGCGGGCATCTCCGACTTTGAGACTTTTGATGGCGGGTTGCCTCCGGGTTCGGGCGGCGCCTCGGCTTTTGGTCATCTGGGTAGCACGGCGCCGGGACAGCATGCTCTTCGATAA